The proteins below come from a single Arthrobacter sp. zg-Y1171 genomic window:
- a CDS encoding DNA translocase FtsK: MATRTSPAARSGASGRTTARSAGGSSSKTSGKSSARGGSGGRGTSASRQAPPDQLPLPLRAVESAWMGISRIAGAGVRKLGADVSPEREIRRDGTGFFLILLALAVATVEWWALRGPVADVIHAAAAGTFGWMAVVLPFMLTAGAVRLFRYPERHRANSRISIGLVIMLLAGSGITHIAGGLPALSDGFDRLWASGGIVGFLVAGPLSAALTQWPVLVLLSLLVFVSVLIITATPFRHIPLRLRAMYEHLMGQDLDPDDPEAHDQSYLYGTPKPEKVRKPRKSRREKEAEAAAAQDGFAGDEAFERALLQDEEDEAAAAAAAAPAVPPGVRRPTQSELATQKIRRNQGLPVDGGMDTAEPPTEAISTVPGATEVLNLAAVPPVAPVPSRPVQPVPPNTPIPQRTEQLQLSGDITYTLPPSDFLPPGPPAKERSEANDAVVAALTHTLEQFNVDAKVTGFSRGPTVTRYEIELGEGTKVERVTALSKNIAYAVASSDVRILSPIPGKSAIGIEIPNADKEVVALGDVLRSNSARKTEHPMVMGVGKDVEGGFVVANLAKMPHLLVAGATGAGKSSFVNSMITSILMRSTPDEVRMVMVDPKRVELTAYEGVPHLITPIITNPKKAAEALQWVVREMDTRYDDLANFGFKHIDDFNKAVRNGKVVPPAGSKRVIRAYPYLLVIVDELADLMMVAPRDVEDSIVRITQLARAAGIHLVLATQRPSVDVVTGLIKANVPSRMAFATSSVTDSRVVLDQPGAEKLLGQGDALFLPMGSNKPIRVQGAWVTESEIHRVVEHVKGQLQAVYREDVAVTAPKKQIDDDIGDDLDVLLQATELVVTTQFGSTSMLQRKLRVGFAKAGRLMDLLESRGVVGPSEGSKARDVLVKPDDLAATLAAISGGEATAPSGGAGAAALAENANANHGFDPAGPVDLVAADLEGRPQASDYHDDAEDPDGSEDAWNLTGR, encoded by the coding sequence ATGGCGACTCGTACTTCCCCTGCCGCACGCAGCGGTGCCTCCGGCCGGACCACGGCCCGGAGCGCCGGCGGCAGCTCAAGCAAGACATCAGGCAAGTCCAGCGCGCGCGGCGGATCCGGAGGCCGGGGGACCTCTGCGTCGCGCCAGGCGCCCCCGGACCAGCTGCCGCTGCCGCTGCGCGCGGTGGAGAGCGCCTGGATGGGCATCTCCCGCATCGCAGGGGCCGGCGTCCGCAAGCTCGGCGCCGATGTATCTCCCGAGCGCGAAATCCGCCGCGACGGGACCGGATTCTTCCTGATCCTGCTTGCCCTCGCCGTCGCCACCGTCGAGTGGTGGGCCCTGCGCGGTCCCGTTGCCGACGTGATCCACGCCGCCGCGGCCGGAACATTCGGCTGGATGGCCGTGGTGCTGCCCTTTATGCTCACCGCCGGCGCAGTCCGCCTGTTCCGCTACCCGGAGCGGCACCGAGCCAACAGCAGGATCAGCATCGGCCTCGTGATCATGCTGCTCGCCGGCTCCGGCATCACGCACATTGCGGGCGGCCTGCCCGCACTGTCGGACGGGTTCGACCGGCTCTGGGCCTCCGGCGGCATCGTCGGCTTCCTCGTCGCCGGACCGTTGTCCGCCGCCCTGACTCAGTGGCCGGTGCTGGTCCTCCTTTCGCTGCTGGTGTTCGTGAGTGTCCTGATCATCACGGCCACGCCGTTCCGCCATATTCCGCTGCGCCTGCGTGCAATGTATGAACACCTCATGGGCCAGGACCTGGACCCCGATGATCCTGAAGCGCACGACCAGAGCTACCTCTACGGCACGCCTAAGCCGGAAAAGGTCCGCAAGCCGCGCAAGAGCCGCCGCGAAAAGGAAGCGGAGGCCGCTGCCGCGCAGGACGGTTTCGCCGGCGACGAAGCATTTGAACGCGCTCTGCTGCAGGACGAGGAAGATGAAGCAGCAGCCGCTGCCGCGGCCGCGCCGGCAGTACCCCCGGGAGTCCGGCGTCCCACGCAGTCCGAACTGGCCACGCAGAAGATCCGCCGCAACCAGGGCCTGCCCGTCGACGGCGGCATGGACACCGCAGAGCCGCCCACCGAGGCCATCAGCACCGTCCCCGGCGCCACCGAAGTCCTGAACCTGGCCGCCGTTCCGCCCGTAGCGCCCGTGCCGTCCCGGCCGGTCCAGCCGGTCCCGCCGAACACACCCATCCCGCAGCGCACCGAGCAGCTGCAGCTCTCCGGCGACATCACCTATACGCTGCCGCCGTCGGACTTCCTGCCCCCGGGACCGCCGGCGAAGGAGCGCTCCGAAGCCAACGACGCGGTCGTCGCCGCACTGACGCACACGCTCGAGCAGTTCAACGTGGACGCGAAGGTCACCGGATTCTCCCGCGGCCCGACGGTCACCCGCTACGAGATCGAACTCGGCGAAGGCACCAAGGTGGAACGCGTCACCGCGCTGTCCAAGAACATTGCCTACGCCGTGGCGAGCTCCGACGTACGCATCCTGTCGCCCATTCCGGGTAAATCCGCCATCGGCATCGAAATCCCCAATGCGGACAAGGAAGTTGTTGCCCTGGGCGATGTCCTGCGGTCCAACTCCGCCCGGAAGACCGAGCACCCCATGGTCATGGGTGTGGGCAAGGACGTCGAAGGCGGCTTCGTGGTGGCCAACCTGGCCAAGATGCCCCACCTGCTGGTGGCCGGAGCCACCGGTGCCGGTAAATCCTCCTTCGTGAACTCGATGATCACGTCCATCCTGATGCGCTCCACGCCGGATGAAGTCCGCATGGTGATGGTGGACCCCAAGCGTGTGGAGCTGACCGCCTACGAAGGCGTGCCGCACCTGATCACCCCGATCATTACCAACCCGAAGAAAGCCGCGGAAGCGCTGCAGTGGGTGGTCCGCGAAATGGACACCCGCTACGACGACCTCGCAAACTTCGGCTTCAAGCACATCGACGATTTCAACAAGGCCGTCCGCAACGGCAAGGTGGTGCCCCCGGCCGGATCCAAGCGGGTCATCCGGGCCTACCCGTACCTGCTGGTGATCGTGGACGAGCTCGCCGACCTCATGATGGTCGCCCCGCGGGACGTCGAAGACTCCATCGTGCGCATCACCCAGCTTGCCCGCGCCGCCGGCATCCACCTGGTGCTGGCCACGCAGCGGCCGTCCGTCGACGTCGTGACCGGCCTGATCAAGGCGAACGTCCCCTCCCGCATGGCGTTCGCCACCTCCTCGGTCACCGACTCCCGCGTGGTGCTGGACCAGCCCGGCGCGGAAAAGCTCCTGGGCCAGGGCGATGCCCTGTTCCTGCCGATGGGATCCAACAAACCCATCCGTGTGCAGGGAGCCTGGGTTACCGAGTCCGAGATCCACCGGGTCGTTGAGCACGTCAAGGGCCAGCTGCAGGCCGTCTACCGCGAAGACGTCGCCGTCACGGCACCGAAGAAGCAGATCGACGACGACATCGGAGACGACCTCGACGTCCTGCTGCAGGCGACCGAACTGGTGGTGACCACGCAGTTCGGTTCCACCTCCATGCTCCAGCGCAAGCTGCGCGTGGGCTTCGCGAAGGCCGGCCGGCTCATGGACCTGCTGGAGTCCCGCGGCGTGGTGGGACCGTCCGAGGGTTCCAAGGCCCGCGACGTGCTGGTGAAGCCCGATGACCTGGCCGCCACCCTCGCTGCCATCAGCGGCGGCGAAGCTACGGCGCCGTCCGGGGGAGCCGGAGCCGCGGCGCTGGCGGAGAACGCCAATGCCAACCACGGCTTCGACCCTGCCGGGCCGGTGGACCTGGTTGCCGCGGACCTGGAGGGCAGGCCGCAGGCGAGCGACTACCACGACGACGCGGAGGACCCGGACGGTTCCGAAGATGCCTGGAACCTCACCGGCCGGTGA
- the pgsA gene encoding CDP-diacylglycerol--glycerol-3-phosphate 3-phosphatidyltransferase, with protein MSNSPTDRVPTLNIANALTVARILMVPLFIWFLASDDGRDGLFRWLAVATFAVAIYTDKLDGDIARSRGLITDFGKIADPIADKLLIGSALVMLSLLGELWWWVTIVILVRELGITLMRFVVIRYGVMAASRGGKLKTVVQTFAIFVFLLPLNAWLGAWAWWIGAVFMAAALVITVVTGVDYVLQAVKLRRAGKRA; from the coding sequence GTGAGCAATTCTCCTACCGATAGGGTTCCGACCCTCAATATCGCCAATGCCCTGACGGTGGCGCGGATCCTGATGGTTCCGCTCTTTATCTGGTTCCTGGCGTCCGACGACGGCCGTGACGGCCTGTTCCGTTGGCTCGCCGTGGCAACCTTCGCCGTCGCCATCTACACCGACAAGCTCGACGGAGATATTGCCCGCAGCCGCGGGCTGATCACCGACTTCGGCAAGATCGCCGATCCGATTGCCGACAAGCTGCTGATCGGTTCGGCGCTGGTGATGCTTTCCCTGCTGGGCGAGCTGTGGTGGTGGGTCACCATCGTTATCCTCGTCCGCGAACTGGGCATCACGCTGATGCGCTTCGTTGTGATCCGGTACGGCGTTATGGCCGCCTCCCGGGGCGGCAAGCTCAAGACCGTGGTCCAGACCTTCGCCATCTTCGTGTTCCTGCTTCCGCTGAACGCGTGGCTGGGTGCCTGGGCCTGGTGGATCGGAGCCGTCTTCATGGCTGCCGCGCTCGTCATCACAGTCGTTACCGGCGTCGATTACGTCCTGCAGGCCGTCAAGCTGCGCCGCGCCGGCAAGCGCGCATGA
- a CDS encoding CinA family protein: protein MSDAPAAVLAGEVVAVARDTGRTVATAESLTAGMLCAELGSVPGASAVLQGGVVAYQNGIKLSVLGVPAELLAQAGSVDGRVAEHMAAGARRVLGADVGVSTTGVAGPDTHDGKPVGTVFLGIATSEGTSFREFLFAGDRTAIRTAACREALAMLASVLEDR, encoded by the coding sequence ATGAGCGACGCGCCTGCCGCCGTCCTGGCGGGCGAGGTTGTGGCCGTCGCCCGGGACACGGGGCGGACCGTCGCCACTGCAGAGTCGCTCACCGCGGGCATGCTCTGCGCCGAGCTGGGGTCGGTCCCCGGTGCCTCGGCGGTTTTGCAGGGCGGCGTGGTTGCGTATCAAAATGGAATCAAGCTGTCCGTCCTCGGGGTTCCGGCCGAGCTCCTGGCCCAAGCCGGATCCGTCGACGGTAGGGTGGCGGAGCACATGGCGGCCGGGGCGCGGCGGGTTCTTGGCGCCGACGTCGGGGTATCCACCACCGGCGTCGCCGGACCTGATACACACGACGGCAAGCCGGTTGGTACCGTGTTCCTTGGGATCGCTACTTCCGAAGGGACCTCCTTCCGGGAGTTTCTGTTCGCGGGGGACCGTACGGCCATCCGAACGGCGGCATGTAGGGAAGCACTCGCCATGCTGGCGTCAGTGCTGGAAGACCGCTAG
- a CDS encoding helix-turn-helix domain-containing protein encodes MVKQPVSVNGVIRWRDVGLAEDAHREPKERKMVVLRHEIGDVLRDVRQRQGRTLREVSHSARVSLGYLSEVERGQKEASSELLSSICSALDVPLSLMLREVSDRVANAEGVAIPDTVPSEFSREFAREFPEDLARDLARTS; translated from the coding sequence ATGGTTAAGCAACCCGTATCCGTGAACGGCGTGATCCGCTGGCGGGATGTAGGGTTGGCGGAAGACGCACACCGGGAGCCTAAGGAGCGCAAGATGGTAGTTCTTCGTCACGAGATTGGTGATGTACTCCGCGACGTGCGCCAGCGCCAGGGCCGGACCCTGCGCGAGGTGTCGCATAGCGCCCGCGTTTCTCTCGGCTACCTCAGCGAGGTTGAGCGCGGACAGAAGGAAGCATCATCCGAACTTCTGTCTTCAATCTGCAGTGCCCTCGATGTGCCCCTGTCCCTGATGCTCCGAGAGGTCAGCGACCGGGTGGCAAACGCCGAAGGCGTTGCCATTCCAGACACCGTGCCATCTGAGTTTTCGCGGGAGTTCGCCCGCGAATTCCCCGAAGACCTGGCACGGGATCTGGCCCGCACATCCTAA
- a CDS encoding MarR family winged helix-turn-helix transcriptional regulator — translation MTETSGPAALPDGNPPSGAEPDKDTAIEDLEQELSVLWRRARASSHRIAREVHPDMEPSAYGLMVLLHQQGPMRLTDLAAAVGVGKPSLSRQVAMLQSLALVEKHADPEDGRAQPINLTEVGAARLEGTATARKEHFRRTWTGWESEELHTLVRLLHKLNASVRPVGDQLEDEPPVEEGH, via the coding sequence ATGACCGAAACATCCGGTCCCGCCGCTTTACCCGACGGCAACCCTCCCTCCGGCGCCGAACCGGACAAGGACACGGCCATAGAGGACCTTGAGCAGGAACTCAGCGTGCTGTGGCGCCGCGCCCGGGCCAGCTCCCACCGGATCGCCCGGGAGGTGCACCCGGATATGGAACCTTCGGCCTACGGCCTGATGGTCCTACTCCATCAGCAGGGGCCCATGCGCCTGACGGATCTGGCCGCAGCGGTCGGCGTGGGCAAGCCCTCCCTGAGCCGTCAGGTAGCAATGCTGCAGTCGCTGGCGCTGGTGGAAAAGCATGCGGACCCGGAGGACGGACGGGCACAGCCGATCAATCTCACCGAGGTTGGTGCTGCCCGTCTGGAAGGAACGGCCACTGCGCGCAAGGAGCACTTCCGGCGTACCTGGACGGGGTGGGAATCTGAGGAACTGCATACCCTGGTCCGGCTGCTGCACAAACTGAATGCTTCCGTCCGGCCCGTCGGGGATCAGTTGGAGGACGAGCCTCCAGTGGAGGAAGGCCACTAG
- a CDS encoding DUF3046 domain-containing protein: MRISDFWRLMDDEFGAAYSRVLAADLVLGQLGGVTAAQALDKGMEPKSVWLAVCDIQDVPPERRLGRDVKPKAN, translated from the coding sequence ATGCGTATCAGCGATTTCTGGCGGCTTATGGATGACGAGTTCGGTGCGGCCTACTCCAGGGTCCTGGCCGCGGACCTGGTGCTCGGGCAACTCGGAGGGGTCACGGCTGCACAGGCCTTGGACAAGGGCATGGAACCCAAATCCGTATGGCTGGCGGTATGCGACATCCAGGACGTTCCACCCGAACGCCGGCTGGGCCGCGACGTCAAGCCCAAGGCAAACTAG
- the recA gene encoding recombinase RecA, which produces MAAPADRAKALEAALAQIDKQYGKGSIMRLGDEVRAPAETISTSSVALDVALGIGGLPRGRVVEIYGPESSGKTTLALHVVANAQKNGGIAAFIDAEHALDPIYAAKLGVDTDSLLVSQPDTGEQALEIMDMLIGSGSVDVVVIDSVAALVPRAEIEGDMGDSHVGLQARLMSQALRKIAGRLSHTNTTAIFINQLREKIGVFFGSPETTTGGKALKFYASVRIDVRRIETLKEGTNPVGNRTRAKIVKNKMAPPFKQAEFDIMYGVGISREGGLIDMGVEHGLVKKSGAWFTYDGDQLGQGKENSRNFLKDNPDLADELERRIREKLGIGVPAAEEPAAPKLKAVGKDS; this is translated from the coding sequence ATGGCTGCTCCAGCCGACCGCGCAAAAGCCCTAGAGGCAGCGCTGGCCCAGATTGACAAGCAATACGGCAAGGGCTCGATCATGCGCCTGGGCGACGAAGTGCGCGCCCCTGCCGAAACCATTTCCACCAGCTCCGTGGCGTTGGATGTTGCGCTGGGTATCGGTGGCCTGCCGCGCGGCCGCGTGGTGGAGATTTACGGACCTGAATCTTCCGGTAAGACCACCCTCGCGCTCCACGTTGTCGCCAACGCGCAGAAGAACGGCGGCATTGCCGCGTTCATTGACGCCGAGCACGCACTGGACCCCATCTATGCGGCCAAGCTGGGCGTGGATACGGACTCGCTGCTCGTTTCGCAGCCGGACACCGGCGAGCAGGCCCTGGAAATCATGGACATGCTGATCGGCTCCGGCTCGGTCGACGTCGTGGTCATTGACTCCGTTGCCGCACTGGTTCCGCGTGCCGAAATCGAAGGCGACATGGGCGACAGCCACGTGGGCCTGCAGGCCCGCCTGATGAGCCAGGCGCTCCGTAAGATCGCCGGCCGCCTGAGCCACACCAATACCACCGCAATCTTCATCAACCAGCTGCGTGAAAAGATCGGTGTCTTCTTCGGCAGCCCGGAAACCACCACCGGTGGCAAGGCGCTGAAGTTCTATGCTTCGGTCCGCATCGACGTCCGCCGCATCGAGACGCTGAAGGAAGGCACCAACCCGGTGGGTAACCGTACGCGTGCCAAGATCGTCAAGAACAAGATGGCTCCGCCCTTCAAGCAGGCCGAGTTCGACATCATGTACGGCGTCGGCATTTCCCGCGAGGGTGGACTGATTGACATGGGCGTGGAACACGGCCTGGTCAAGAAGTCCGGTGCCTGGTTCACCTATGACGGTGACCAGCTGGGCCAGGGCAAGGAAAACTCGCGCAACTTCCTGAAGGACAATCCCGATCTGGCGGACGAGCTGGAGCGCCGTATCCGCGAAAAGCTCGGAATCGGTGTTCCTGCCGCTGAAGAGCCGGCAGCACCCAAGCTGAAGGCAGTCGGAAAGGACTCCTAG
- a CDS encoding regulatory protein RecX encodes MDTSQEETLAELKRRLAEISAAAAATAPAGDGDAPGGAKGTRTAPEPVDAKPGASRPARRRKTPAKTPDTFKEDGFGEEAPADEPWAEPGTGGSGSKRGGKKSGRGRQGWGQQGADADQPEEAVPLTPEEAYAEAKAIVLRQLTASPKSRKQLETKLAEKEIPPEAAAAVLDRFEEVQLVDDAEFARLWVRSRSQSKSLARGALRRELTEKGIAPDLAAEALEQVSADDELEAARALARKKLQASADLSDRSVRDKQTRRLVGMLARKGYSPSLGFRVAAEVIGEVRDARGDSV; translated from the coding sequence ATGGATACCTCGCAGGAAGAGACGCTGGCAGAGCTGAAGCGACGGCTTGCCGAAATCAGCGCTGCGGCGGCGGCAACTGCGCCCGCCGGTGACGGGGACGCTCCGGGCGGCGCGAAGGGAACGCGCACCGCACCTGAGCCGGTGGACGCCAAACCTGGCGCTTCCAGGCCTGCCCGCCGCCGCAAGACGCCCGCGAAGACGCCCGATACCTTCAAGGAAGACGGTTTCGGTGAGGAAGCTCCCGCCGACGAGCCCTGGGCGGAACCCGGTACAGGCGGCTCCGGGTCGAAGCGGGGAGGGAAAAAGTCCGGCCGCGGGCGGCAGGGCTGGGGGCAGCAGGGTGCAGACGCGGACCAGCCGGAGGAAGCCGTCCCGCTGACGCCAGAGGAAGCTTACGCCGAGGCAAAAGCCATCGTCCTGCGCCAGCTGACTGCCTCTCCCAAGAGCCGCAAACAGCTTGAAACCAAGCTTGCGGAAAAGGAAATCCCGCCGGAAGCCGCAGCTGCGGTCCTTGACCGTTTCGAAGAAGTGCAACTCGTGGATGATGCCGAGTTTGCGCGGCTGTGGGTCCGCAGCAGGTCCCAGAGCAAGTCCCTTGCCCGCGGGGCCCTGCGGCGCGAGCTGACGGAAAAGGGCATTGCACCGGATCTCGCCGCTGAAGCGCTTGAACAGGTCAGTGCCGACGACGAACTCGAAGCGGCGCGCGCCCTGGCGAGGAAAAAGCTCCAGGCGTCCGCCGATCTTTCCGACCGCAGCGTGCGCGATAAACAGACCCGCCGACTGGTGGGGATGCTGGCCCGGAAGGGTTATTCCCCGTCGCTCGGCTTTCGGGTAGCGGCTGAAGTCATCGGTGAAGTCCGGGATGCCAGGGGGGACTCCGTCTAA
- a CDS encoding lytic transglycosylase domain-containing protein yields MLHPVGRFSPLRARRTPFYALVLTGVLASAVLTAAPGSAADPYPSWDDIQQAKSSESAKAAEAEKLEGLLTDLRKDAGSLGDAAVEAANRHNEARDALAASDKELAALAAQREAAAQQSDELMRQVAGLAAETYKSGGSAADSMTLMLLDTDASADALHGADLMDRVSSRAGNLYAGAVASEKVADGFREQEQEARNARAKLAAEAEKALQEAGASAAAAGKAVQDEEARKAVLLAQLADLHGSTAAAEEARLRGIAAEKAFQEQHNAAERAAAGGTVPKGQQPANPPVGTAPNPPGAQPPEVAVPAPQPAPAPAPAPVQPAPPPAPAPGQPVNDPAGAQNYASGRMGDYGWDGNEFRCLVILWNHESNWLTTADNPYSDAYGIPQSLPGSNMSSHGADWQTNYRTQVSWGLDYIKSRYGTPCAAYAFWQRNNWY; encoded by the coding sequence ATGTTGCATCCAGTAGGTCGATTCTCTCCGTTGCGTGCCCGGAGGACCCCGTTCTATGCCCTGGTCCTTACGGGCGTGCTGGCCTCGGCGGTCCTCACTGCCGCCCCTGGTTCCGCCGCGGATCCCTACCCTTCCTGGGATGATATCCAGCAGGCAAAATCCTCTGAGTCGGCCAAAGCCGCTGAAGCAGAGAAGCTGGAGGGTCTGCTTACGGACCTGCGTAAGGACGCCGGATCCCTGGGCGACGCGGCAGTGGAGGCAGCGAACCGCCACAACGAGGCCAGGGATGCCCTTGCCGCCAGCGACAAGGAGCTTGCTGCCCTGGCCGCGCAGCGGGAAGCCGCCGCGCAGCAGTCCGACGAGTTGATGCGGCAAGTCGCCGGGCTTGCGGCCGAGACCTACAAGTCCGGCGGGTCCGCCGCCGACAGCATGACTTTGATGCTGCTCGACACGGATGCCTCGGCAGATGCCCTGCACGGCGCAGACCTTATGGACAGGGTCTCATCGCGGGCGGGCAACCTGTATGCCGGTGCAGTGGCGTCTGAAAAAGTCGCTGACGGATTCCGGGAGCAGGAACAGGAAGCAAGGAATGCCCGGGCCAAGCTTGCCGCCGAAGCGGAAAAGGCACTCCAGGAGGCAGGAGCCTCGGCAGCGGCCGCAGGCAAGGCAGTGCAGGACGAAGAAGCCCGCAAAGCCGTCCTGCTTGCACAGTTGGCGGATCTGCACGGCAGCACAGCCGCCGCGGAGGAGGCCCGGCTCCGCGGGATAGCCGCCGAGAAAGCGTTTCAGGAACAGCACAATGCCGCGGAACGGGCGGCTGCAGGAGGAACCGTACCGAAGGGGCAGCAGCCGGCTAATCCGCCGGTCGGCACAGCACCCAACCCGCCGGGAGCGCAGCCCCCGGAAGTCGCGGTGCCTGCGCCTCAGCCTGCCCCCGCCCCCGCACCTGCCCCGGTCCAGCCTGCCCCGCCGCCCGCGCCCGCACCGGGACAGCCGGTGAACGATCCGGCGGGTGCACAGAACTACGCATCCGGGCGCATGGGCGACTACGGCTGGGACGGGAACGAGTTCCGCTGCCTGGTCATCCTCTGGAATCACGAGTCCAACTGGCTAACCACTGCCGACAACCCCTACAGCGACGCCTACGGCATCCCGCAGTCCCTGCCGGGGAGCAATATGTCGAGCCACGGTGCCGACTGGCAGACCAATTACCGGACCCAGGTCAGCTGGGGCCTGGACTACATCAAGTCCCGGTATGGCACACCGTGTGCGGCCTACGCCTTCTGGCAGCGCAACAACTGGTACTGA
- the miaB gene encoding tRNA (N6-isopentenyl adenosine(37)-C2)-methylthiotransferase MiaB, with product MSLTVSSPAPEAAAAQPRTYEVRTFGCQMNVHDSERISGLLEGAGYVPSDGGLADIVVFNTCAVRENADNKLYGNLGQLAPVKEKRPGMQIAVGGCLAQKDRDTILRKAPWVDAVFGTHNIGSLPALLERARHNAKAELEILESLDVFPSTLPTKRDSVYSGWVSISVGCNNTCTFCIVPSLRGKERDRRPGEILAEIRALVDDGAIEVTLLGQNVNSYGVEFGDRGAFAKLLRACGDIEGLERVRFTSPHPAAFTDDVIEAMAETPNVMPQLHMPLQSGSDKVLKDMRRSYRSKKFLGILDKVRERMPHAAISTDIIVGFPGETEEDFAATLDVVEQSRFATAFTFQYSKRPGTPAAELADQLPKAVVQERYERLTALQDRIAAEENAKQVGTTVEVMVTATSGRKSGETGRLSGRSRDQRLVHFSVPDGAPVPRPGDLVTVPVTAAAAFHLISDPAGPADYSLRRSRAGDAWDRSQAESCGVPAGPAGTRTGVSLGMPALPPRS from the coding sequence GTGAGTTTGACTGTTTCTTCTCCCGCCCCCGAGGCCGCTGCGGCCCAGCCCCGCACCTACGAGGTGCGCACCTTCGGCTGCCAGATGAATGTGCATGATTCCGAGCGGATTTCGGGCCTGCTGGAAGGCGCGGGTTATGTGCCGTCCGACGGCGGCCTGGCGGACATCGTCGTGTTCAATACCTGTGCCGTGCGGGAGAACGCGGACAACAAGCTGTACGGCAACCTCGGGCAGCTGGCGCCGGTCAAGGAAAAGCGGCCCGGGATGCAGATCGCCGTGGGCGGCTGCCTGGCCCAGAAGGACCGGGATACGATCCTGCGCAAGGCACCCTGGGTGGACGCCGTCTTCGGCACGCACAACATCGGTTCGCTGCCGGCACTGCTGGAACGGGCCCGCCACAATGCCAAGGCCGAGCTGGAGATCCTGGAGTCGCTGGACGTCTTTCCCTCCACGCTGCCCACCAAACGAGATTCCGTGTATTCAGGCTGGGTCTCGATCTCCGTGGGCTGCAACAACACCTGCACTTTCTGCATCGTCCCGTCGCTGCGCGGCAAGGAACGCGACCGCCGGCCGGGGGAGATCCTGGCGGAAATCCGGGCCCTGGTGGACGACGGCGCCATCGAGGTAACGCTGCTCGGACAAAACGTAAACTCCTACGGGGTGGAGTTCGGCGACCGCGGGGCCTTCGCCAAGCTGCTGCGGGCCTGCGGCGACATCGAGGGCCTGGAACGGGTGCGGTTCACCAGCCCGCACCCTGCGGCCTTCACCGACGATGTCATTGAGGCCATGGCCGAGACGCCCAACGTGATGCCGCAGCTGCACATGCCGCTGCAGTCGGGCTCGGACAAGGTCCTCAAGGACATGCGCCGCTCCTACCGGTCAAAGAAGTTCCTCGGCATCCTGGACAAGGTCCGCGAGCGGATGCCGCACGCGGCCATCTCCACGGACATCATCGTCGGTTTCCCGGGTGAGACCGAAGAGGACTTCGCCGCCACCCTCGACGTCGTGGAGCAGTCCCGCTTCGCCACCGCCTTCACCTTCCAGTATTCGAAGCGTCCGGGCACCCCGGCGGCAGAGCTGGCCGACCAGCTGCCCAAGGCCGTGGTGCAGGAGCGCTATGAACGCCTCACCGCGCTGCAGGACCGGATTGCCGCCGAGGAAAACGCCAAGCAGGTGGGCACCACCGTCGAGGTCATGGTCACCGCCACTTCGGGCCGTAAATCCGGCGAGACCGGGCGTCTGTCCGGACGTTCCCGGGACCAGCGCCTGGTGCACTTCTCGGTGCCCGACGGCGCGCCGGTCCCGCGCCCGGGCGACCTCGTAACCGTGCCGGTCACGGCGGCCGCTGCGTTCCACCTGATCTCCGACCCCGCCGGACCCGCGGACTACTCGCTGCGGCGTTCGCGCGCAGGCGATGCCTGGGACCGCTCGCAGGCCGAGTCCTGCGGCGTGCCGGCCGGACCTGCAGGTACCCGCACCGGTGTGTCCCTGGGCATGCCCGCGCTGCCGCCGCGTTCCTGA